One Sparus aurata chromosome 23, fSpaAur1.1, whole genome shotgun sequence genomic window, tttttcaattttacacacatttatttctgttttaaaactaaaaacaacagcaaacaacaaaaacaagaacatgaaatatgaaaacttGTGACCTGGATTTTGGAAAATAGACAAATGTGATCGACCAGAACAACAAAAAGCTCTTCTGGTGATATAAAGAATAAATATAACAACAAGATGTTCATTAAACTCTCCGTCACGTGTTTACAGTCGTCGTCTTCTGCTGGAATATTGTTCAGTAATTTTTATCGTTTTGCATTATGTGACCAGGAAGTAAAGAAGATTTATCATCGcttcttttattgtgttttaatatttaataaggTGCTTCATGTAGTTTCCTGATTGTATGAACCAGCCTGTGTTAAACACAATAACTAGATAATATAATACTTGTtcacaacaagaagaagcagagaattatcaaaattatttaaagttgtttttatttttattaacgCTCCAATTAAAtccatattattattattattattattaatttaacaTTAATCTCATTTCATTATTTGGAGACTTGAAAGTGTTTATGTGATTTATGGATTTATTATGTgattaaatatgtattaatgACAATGTTCACTAATGTACGGAAGCCCAGAGAGGCCAATCGCCCTTTTATATCTGTAAAACAgggtaaaactttttttttaagtataaattattaaaaaaaattatgttttcaggtgaaattattgttttttttcgtcAGGATAATTTTTCCGAGTTAATTATTTGTTCACTTGcaaaaaactgaagaaacaatTTAGATCAGATTCACAAAATCGATCatcagaatgtttttatttgacactTTCCTTCAGGGCTTCCCGGAATTATTTGACGGAAGAtctcttaaaaacattttatgataTAAATTCACATGATCGGatattaatattgttttataGATTATAAACTCTTTCATGCAGGTTTTCTCCTACAGACGAGAAGTCCGACGTTCATCTACTCTCCCTGTCCTTCTTgtacctgaaaaacaaacacatttatataaaaactatgtTTATTAAGACATAACTTAATATAAATAGTTAATTTCTAACATCAGCTTTGATTATAGAAGATAAAAACATGATAATCGTTCACTGAAAGAgcacttttttccccacaacTGCACTCAAACTGTGAGAATAAACCACACAGaagttttttcattatttattatttactgtatatataaaTTAAAAGCTGTTTGGTACCTTCGTCCCTGTTTCTCAGCTCTTCGCTCGCATCTTGTTGGCCAGAGCTTCGGCCACGTCGGCTCTCTCCTCGGCCTCCTCCAGGTCGTGCTGGGCCTTCCTGAACCGGGCCATGTGCACGTTGCACTGCTCCTCCTGCAGATCAATCATCAATCACGTTGGACATATTGGCGATCCGACACATCGACAGAACCACCGGATTGATTTTTGCTGCTGATTGTGATGTTGTGATTCACTCACGGCTTCTTCGGCCTGTCGCTTGTACGCTTTCATCTTGTTCTGCAGCTTGTCGACCAAATCCTGCAGCCGCACGTTGTTTTTCTTGTCCTCCTCAGTCTGAAAACGGTCGACAGGTCGAGTTAACGGCTGGATTCTGTCTTTAATCAGTCTTTAGTCCAGTACAGATGTTTACACCTGCAGTCGGTGATGATGTAACTTTACCTGATAGGTGAGCTCTTTGACTTTCCTCTCGTATTTCCGGACTCCTTTGACGGCCTCTGTGGAGCGTTTCTGCTCAGCGTCCAGCTCGTTTTCCAGCTCACGGACCTGAAAAAGGAGAATCCAGGACAGTTTCTATGATTTCAAACATCTGTAGGTCTTCTGTTGAACTGTTTACACCAGGGGAAATTACTTTAGTCGTCTTTTTTACAGACAGCTCATAGTAAATTGTTCCACCATGTCACCTTTCTATCTTAGGCTCACAACTCCTGAACcatgatgtgtaaaattgatcCAATAATTATTCAAAGTCGAGATAAAAGTTAAtgagaaacatatttttctttgttccaaaaagttcttctttcttttacaaTCTGTGGAACACATTTAAACAATGTTGTGCAGTTGCATCCAAAGTAAAATTATTTCAAGccacctgaaaaaaaacaaaaaacaaataaatctgtCAGACTGTCAACAATTTGTCCTTGGAGAACATTCCAACGTGTATTCTCGatcattattttctattttattgcAGATTATAAAAGACTAAAGCCACCAAAAccaaaagcaaataaataaataactaccTGAATTACAAACATGCCATTAATTGCACTAAAAAGTATATTAAAGATAAATGTGGGCATCAAGTAATTTATAAAATGAGACAGAAATTGATTTTTCTgcttgaattttttatttttttaatttgtatttttattaaattcCCCATttctcatttaactcagcatttttcttcttagattttttttatttattaaaatatttatatttttatgtctgTATTATATTCCCTTTGcattttccaattttttttttatttccaacacatttatttctgtgttttctgcttctCTGCAGTCTCACTCCTCCCTGAGATCacagatttaaacaaaacacatattttctaTCACTatacttaatataatatatttaaaatgtcgATATATTTGGATTACAGTAAACGTACTCTGGCTTCCAGCTTCTGGAGCTGCTTCTTGCCGCCCTTCATGGCGAGGTTCTCGGCCTCGTCCAGTCGGTGCTGCAGGTCTTTCACCGTCACCTCCAggttcttcttcatcctctccagGTGAGCGCTGGTGTCCTGCTCCTTCCTCAGCTCCTCGGCCATCATGGCCGCCTGTAGGTGTCACCACAAGGAGAATTATATTAATTATCTAAATATCTTTCAGTCTGTGTGAAGTGAAATAAGATCCCTGTGAGAGAGCTCACATCAGTGATGGCTTTCTTGGCCTTCTCCTCGGCGTTCCTGGCTTCTTGAACAGCTTCCTCAATCTCGGTGTGAAGCTGAGTCACGTCCGTCTCCAGCTTCTTCTTCGTGTTCAGCAGACTGGTGTTCTGCAGAAAGACGACAGAGATGAGACTCCTGCAGGTGAAAAGGGTTCGTTCAATCTGTTTAAACTTGTCTGACAGCCCACCTGAGAGTGCAGAAGTCCGGCCCGCTCGCTGACGTCGACCAGCTCCTGCTCGGCCAGTTTGCGGCTCCGCTCCGTCTGATCCACGACCGCTCGGAGCTCCTCTATCTCCGCCTGCATCAAGGTCGTCCTGCGCTCCATCATGGTCACCTGCTCCTTCATGTCGTCCTGCCCTCGCACAGAGTCGTCCAGGTGGACCTGGGCGTCCTAGAAACACATTAATTGATCATTAAAACGATCTGGATTTGATGTTTTCTGCCATTCTGCCTCTACTACAGCGAGAAGATGACGTTTCCCCAGACTGCATTATAAAATCGCTCAATtatgtgagttgttgagttggaagAAACTTtctaaactttgtgaaacgcttTCAATGACGAATTCTTAATCATTTGGGacttcttgttaattcggcgTACATCATACATTAAGATGTAAACGTTTATGTGCATATAGAGCGAGAGACGTATGCGGTGCTAGCTCCTCTGTGTGTGCTAACTTTTCCTGTGTCTCGTGTTATTTCTGTACCTTGAGTTGTCCCTGGATGTTCCTCAGCTGTTTCTGGGCCTCGGCCGCCTGCCGGTTGGCGTGGCTCAGCTGGATCTCCATCTCGTTCAggtctccctccatcttcttcttcaccctcaGGGCGTCGTTCCTGCTGCGGACCTCGGCGTCCAGCGTGGCCTGCATGGACTCCATCACCCTCTGGTTGTTCCTCTTCAGCTGGTCGATCTCTTCGTCCTTCTCCGCCACTTTTCTGTCCACTTCGGCTTTAATCTGGTTCAGCTCCATCTGCACGCGCAGGATCTTCGACTCCTCCTGCTCCAGGGACGCCTGAAACACATTATTTGGTTACTTACACTCTTCTTTAGCTTTATTTCTCGGGTGTGTTTGTCATCGGTCGTACCTCGGCTTCTTCCAGCGACGTCTGCATGTCGCATTTTTCCGTCTCCACGTGCTTCTTGAACTTCTCCAGCTCGTGAATCGTCTTCCCGCTCTCCCCGAGTTGTTCCGTCAGGTCTGAGATCTCCTCTGGAACGACACGCAGGGTTTggtttttaaaggaaaagaagTTTTTCacctcagctgtttgttttctcacacTAACATTTCACTCACGCTGCAGGTTTTTATTCTCCCTCTTCATCGTCTCCAGGTGATCCAGGGCTTCTTCGTACGAGTTCTTCAATTTGAAAAGCTCCGTGCTCAGAGATCGAGATTCCTTCTGAGCGCTCTCAAGCTCCGCCTGCGACTCCTCGTACTTCTGCTTCCACTCGGCCAGAATCTGAATCCGGTGAAACGTGAAGCCATGAATAATTCAGGATGTGATATAAAGACAATCGATGTCGCGTTTGGCGCGATGAATCACCTTGTCGAAGTTTCTCTGCTTCTTGTCGAGGGTGGCGGCCAAGCTGTTGGAGCGCTCCACGTCCACCATGAGGTCCTCCATCTCGTTCTGGAGGCGCTGCTTGGTTTTCTCCAGCGAGGCGCACTTTGAGTTCACAGCCTCGATTTGTTCTTCGGCCTCTTGGAGACGCTGGGCGAGTTTTTTCCTGTCGAAACAGAAAAAAACGTTAATAACTCTAAAAATAgagtcatgttttattttacagacaCGTATTTTACTAACAATTTCCCTGGAAGTTTACTGGTAAAAATATTCTAAAGTAGTTCTAGAGAAATATTCCAGCCTCCagttccagtgatgtcactcagtggttaagttgcattatgggtaatgtaggcgcaaggttttgaaaagcaagaAGAAcacatggaataaaaaaggagaTATCTGCTTCTGCTGGGTCGATTTTAATGATTTGCTTATTGAACTGTCCATAACTTGGCTCtgacattacccataatgcaaagTGGCAATGtaacagattacatgcagcttcctctggagccacaaaaggcttcacaCCCCcttaaatccttcacactgcgCCGTTAATCAGAGAAAAGGGAGATTATGAAACGTTTGATTACTtggcctcctccagctcttcggTGCGTTGGATGGCGTCCGTCTCGTATTTGTTCCTCCACAGAGCGACCTCCGTGTTGGCTTTGGACAAACCGCGCTGCAGCTCGGCTTtggcctcctgctcctcctcaaacTGCTCCCGGATCAGATCGCAGTCGTGACGGGCCGACTGTAAACTGTGAGCCAGGGCGTTCTTAGCCTGTGGAGAACGACACCGATAAGGAGCTTCAcgaggaaaaaaagcaaagtcaTCTAGAAAAGTGAGCGTTAGCACACGTGTGTTTACCTTTGTTTCCTCCTCGATGAGGCGTTTCAACTCATCGATTTGTGTCGTGAAGCCCTGTTTTCCTCTCGTCAGCTGGGAAATGagactttctctctcttccattTGTCGGGAAAATTCAGCTACAGACAGCCAAGGAACAAGATGGTTCTCAGATCAACAACATCGTCTCTGTCCTGAGATCATAACCTGGTTCCTCAAGACAATCCACAGAACTcattgtgagcagtttcatgctGCAACTATTTTCTTTAACAATAGacgagaggaaaaagaagactCACGGTCTAATTGGACATTGGAGTTTGAGTTTTGACCCTTTGAGGCTGCTGTAGAGTGTTGAAGCTACAGAGCAGACGACTGATTTCACGTGAAGCCAACACACTAAATATCTTTATTCCTGCGAGCGTGACGCCGTCGGATAATCTAGCAGTAATCCACCGGCCCACTGATGGTAATTCCCGTGACGTattaacattcagctaacagaCTAATCACCAGTTAATTAGTGGATTCAGGATTCAAAGAATCAATTTATGAAtcgtaaataaaaaaatcaccatACTGAAGGAAACTGCTCGTTCCAACATGAAACCGTCTGTGGACTCTTGAGTTACCGGGTGATTTCTGGGAGGAGACACAACACCAGAACGATCTGGGCTGCAGGTGAGAGGAGTTTTATGTTGATTTGTCTCTTTGAGGATTTCTAATGAAAGCAGGAAGATAAATTACCGTTCTCCGTTTGAAAGCGAGCCCTCTGATTGTTGAGGTCGGTGATTTGTCGCGTGTTTTCGTCGCTCTTCGTCTTCAGCTCTAGAAGCTGATCTTCGAGCGAGCGGCACGTTTTCTCCAGGTTCACCTGAAAAAGCGTCGACACAAATTCCTCCagttaaacacatttctttaagaTAATCAGAGACTCCAGGTGTTAAAATCTCACCTTGGCTTTCGCCACCGTCTCCATGTTGATGGCCAAGTCATCGATCTCCATCTTCAGCTcgctcttctccttctccagcttctgTTTGATCCTCTGCAGGTTGTCGATCTGCTCTCCCAGCTCCGCCATGCTGTCCGCCTGCTTCTTGCGCAGCGCGGCGGCCGTGGCCTCGTGGTGCAGCGTCGACTCCTCCAGGTCGCGCCGCAGTTTGAGGAACTCGGCCTCGCGCTTCTTGTTCATCTCGATCTGGGCGGCGGTGGCTCCTCCGGCCTCATCCAGCCGCTCGCTGATCTCCTCGATCTCCCTGGAGAGGTCGGACCGCTGCTTCTCGATCTTTGCTCGGACGGCGCGTTCGGCCTCGACTTCCTCCTCCAGTTCTTCAATACGagcctgaaaacaaacacaccatcgTGAGGGGACGGCTGGTTGTTTTCCTTCTGATTAATTTAAgactttaatctgtttttttattacgTGGAgctccttcatcttcttctgaAGCTGGTTATTGATCATTTGCTCGTCTGCAATTTTGCCGGACAGCTGGTCGTTTTCAAACTCTTTCCTGCAGAGACACGAAGACACACGAGTCAGTTTAACTCCAGATTCGTTTCCTCACTCGTGCTCTTCATAATCAGCGCACGAGCTCACTTCTTAATCCTCTCCTCAGATTGCTGTTTGTCGTTCTCCAGGTCCATCAGGGACTCCTGGGCGAGTTTCAGATCCCCCTCCAGCTTCCTCTTGGCTCGCTCCAGGTCCATGCGGATCTTCTTTTCCTGCTCCAGCGAACCCTCGAGCTTGACGGCAAATTACGACAGAGTTAATTAAGATGTCGTGCATCCCCGGTGTTTCAGTTTAATTACCGTCTGCAGCCACTCACGTCGTCCACTTGCTGTTCCAGCTTGGACTTGGCTTTGGTCAGAGCGTTGACTTTGTCCTCCTCCGCCTGAAGATCGTCCAGTCCCtgctgatgagcctcctgaagaGCTCGCTTCTCTTTGGTCAGCTTGCCGATGTTTTCGTCCTGACCGGCGAGCTCCTCCATCAGGTTCTTAACCTGCAGGAAGACGtacaaatacaaacatataCCAACTCCACCTGGACTCACGGGACCTCGTGAAATCCTACAGCTGTTTTACAGATGACTTGGCGATGACAAACCTTGTTTTCCGTGGCGTgtttctccttctccaccttGGCGAGGGTCATCTCCAGGTCGTCGATGTCCTTCTTCAGCTCGGAGCACTCgtcctccagcttcctcttctTGGCCGTCAGCTCGGCGGTCacttcctcctcgtcctccagtCTCTCGGTCACCTCTttgagtttggcctccagctggATTTTGCTCTTGATCAAGCCTTCGCATCTCTCCTCCGCGTCGCAAATATTTTCAGAGTCCTGTGAAGATTCCCCAGAGAGAACGAGCGCTGATGTTTGATCGTTTGCAGAGTAGTTTGCGATAATCAGATTAGTATTTTTGCTGCGATACTCACAGATTGAACTTGCAGGAGGAGATTATTCTTCTCCTGCAGAAGAGAAACCATCTTCTCTTCGAGCTCCTTCCTCTTGGAGTCTGACTTGGCCAGATCCTCCTTACATTTGATGAAGTCCTCCTTCATGGTCACCATCTCCTTCTCCGTCTCTGCGCTCTTCAGGAGtggctttattttgaagaaCAGCTTCATCCACGGCCAGTGTTTCACGTTCATGAACGAGCGCAAGTTGTACTGCAGAATCCAGACGCAGTCTCTGCAAGATATACAACAACGGCGTTTAGTTGGTATGTTAATGGTTCTGTGTCTATCGCTGTAGAGGGAGGATTGTTGGTGCTGATCTTACTTTTGTGCGATTAAGTTGGAGAACTCTCTCCTCATGAGGTAACCACGACACAGCGCTTGAGTCTGAGTCACCAGAGAAGCCAGCTTTTCATCtcgcagctcctccagagtgcCGAGCAGGCCGGCTTTGAAGAAGACCTGCAACCACACAGTGTGTTAAAGCTGCATCCAGTTACAGTTCACCAAGAAATGATAATTCAGTCTTCAGCAGcgtcgcagcattctcctaaacaactgaagcagctggagacttgaattcaaatgttaaaataataacagaaaaaatatataaaatggctccattaaGCTCATcaagcataatccaagtctccagaagcccagagatcccaagaggatttgaaaagacgttatttacgacctttttcaagccaaaatcttcactgtagccgcTGAGCTGAAAGCATTTAGCTCGCATAGCGTCTGAAGTGGCTGCACGAGCTCGACCGCGTGTTGAGGCTGTTAATAAGGTGTTTTCAAATCACACATTTAGTATTTTGAGGCTTCTGAAGTCTTGGATTACTCCGAACAAGCTGTACAGAagcatttttattgttatttctgttttataagAAGTCTCCAGCTGGCAGTCGAGCTCGTGCAGCCACTTCAGACGGTATGTGAGCTAAacgcttttagctcagcagctacagggaaaatgttaactttgttaaGGGTGTAAGTacgtctttttaaatcaatgtagGATCTTTTAGAGACTAGTATTAAACTGGACGatctgtatggagccatttgatGTTTATCCTtcagttattttacattttaaaagaagttacgctgttttgctgtgaagctccagaaatgtgtcTTCACTTGACTTCCCATCAGCATGAAGGTGAGGAGATGAAGTTTatattttgggtgaactcatcctttaaccTTTAACCCTATGAGGGAGTTGAACACAAACCTTCGTCGAGCCAAACTTGTACTGTGTGTGATCGAGGTCAATCGAGCCAAGAAGCTTCTCAGAAGCTTTCTTTCCATCGATGAACTGTCCCTCGGGGATGGCGCTGGCGTTCAGGATTCTGTATCTGTTCCATTAAAGATGAAGGCAGATTATCACAAACTGAAGGACAAGCATTAGTTTTCTTTAAGTTTCAGATATTTCAGGTTTGAATCTGTGCTGACCTCTGCTTGAAGTCAGCATACAGGATCCTGCTGGGGAATCCCTTCCTGCAGATCCTGATGCCCTCCAGCACGCCGTTACAGCGCAGCTGGTGGATGACCAGGTGGTTGTCCATGATCCCTGCAGACGCAACAAAGTCAACATCAAGTTTTTCATCTTCAGGAGCCTCTGTTTGTAAAGTTGTAAAGTTTTTCTTGTACCTGGTGTTTTAACCTCATTTGGAATCAGGCAGCGCACAAAGTGAGGATGGGTGCTCCTCAGGTTGGTCATTAGTTTACCCAGATTTTCCTGCAGGAGATCGAGATGAGAATATAAAACACTGAGAAGACGAGCGGTTTGTCCTCCGAGGCAGCAAATTACAAATCCTGTCTCCTTTAAATTCACAACAGATGTCCAagtgtttttatcacatattTCTTGCTTTGTATCTTGTCTACACAGTGACAGTAGGAGGTGATTTATGACGTGTCCTGATGGTCAGATAATGATAGCCCTGTTGCTAAAGTAggcgctaactgctgctaaatgtagctgcagtgagGTTATTTGCTccgttagccgtgcagctaaaGTTAGCTGTCCTACTTGGTGTCAGGAGACAAACCCAGCAgaattataaacacattttcatcacTTCTGTACCCTGAAAACTGCAGACACCGTCTGAAACGAGCCGCCCTTCTTCTTTGCTCCTTTCTTTCCACCTTTTCCACCTCCAGCGTCTCCGCCCGATTCtacacaacagaaacagagtgtTATTCAATATTCGTCCAAGTATTAAGTCCGGTAAAGACGCCCCCTGGTCTCCGTATCTTCCCttaattatttcaatatttcaccTGCTTCAGCTCCAGAGAATGAAGCGTACAAGAAGGACAACAGCTTCATGGACGACTTCTGGTAAAGCTGCACCACCGACTCGTTCAGAGGGTCTTTGTTCTTCTCCAGCCAGTTGGTCAGGTTGTAGTCCACAGTGCCGGCGTAGTGCACCAGCGAGAAGTGAGCCTCGGGTTTGCCTTTGACCACCTTCGGCTTCTGGAAAGCGTTATTTTTCCCAAGATGCTGGTCGTAGAGTTTGTTCTTGAAGGAGGTGTCCGAGGCCTTGGGGAACATACACTCCTCTTCAAGGATGGAGAAGATGCCCATCGGCTGTCGGGTCAATCACAGGCGTACATTATAAATATACAAGGTGTTAAAATGTTGCTGATGTTCAGATGAATCCAACCTTTTCAATCAGCTCGATGCAGGCGGCCAGATCCATCCCGAAGTCGATGAACTCCCAGTCGATCCCCTCCTTCTTgtactcctcctgctccagcaCGAACATGTGGTGGTTGAAAAACTGTTGCAGCTTCTCGTTGGTGAAGTTGATGCAGAGCTGCTCCATGCTGTTGTACTGTGACGACAACGAACCGTTAACTCAACAACACGGAGACGCCGATCCGAAGCGAGCTCCGAGTCCAAAACTCACGTCGAATATCTCGAACCCGGCGATGTCCAGCACCCCGATGAAGAACTGCCGCGGCTGCTTGGTGTCCAGCATCTCGTTGATTCTTATCACCATCCACAGGAACATCTTCTCGTACACGGACTTGGCCAGAGCGCCGACGGCATTCGTGACCTGATCGGGAGATTTTAAAAGAAACGTGAGTCAATGACACAAAGAGAGGCTTTTTAATGCAAACAGCAGTCGCACTCgttgacatttttaaatctcGCCGCAGCACCTGAGGGACCGTCTGGCCTTTGGTGACGTATTCGTTCCCCACTTTCACTCTGGGGTAGCAGAGGCCTTTCAGCAGGTCGGCAGAGTTCAGACACATGAGGAAGGCCACTTTGTCTGCCACTGAGGGACAAACACAGCATTTTTAGTCTACCATCATCTGCTGCGCGTTTTAAACAAACACCAACAGACTGGCTGACCGATCGAGCCTCACCCTCGGTGCCGTCGGGCTCCGCCTGCTCCTCGCGCTGCTTCTGCTTGAACTTCATGTTCCCATAATGCAGCACGGCGCCGGTCAGCTTGTAGATGGACATCTTCTCTTCGTTGGTGAAGCCCAAGACATCGGTGGCCATCTGTGGTATTAAAATTCAGCGTGAGCAGGCGACGGGAACACGCGGCGAGTGATTCAACGGGAGGCGAGAGACGGCGAAACTCACGTCTGTGGCCAGCAGCTCCTCTTTGTCGTCGATGCTGGCCACCGAGATCTGCCCCTGACTGATCATGGGGAAGTCGTAGGGGTTTGTTGTTATCAGAAGCATTtctgcagagagaagcatcaagaAGTTTAAAGAGTTTATTCTATAACATCCGTGAGATGTAATGTCCTCGTCGTACCGATCAGCTCTGATTTGTGTCCGGTCATTATCTGATAGAAGATGTGGTAGCTCCTCTCCTCAGACAGCTGGAACGTCACTCTCGACTTCTCCAGCAGATCTACAGTCGTATAgaacatttaattaatgattaatgacgCAAACAGTTTTACAAAGTCttcctgagcccatgtagtGATGTCCTTTATGTACCTGTTGTGTCTGCCCTTCGAGATATcgtctttttattgtttttacggCGTCACAGCTTTTTAGGAATCAAGTTTGTT contains:
- the LOC115575314 gene encoding myosin heavy chain, fast skeletal muscle-like, which encodes MSSDAEMAQYGPAAIFLRKPEKERIEAQNRPFDARTACFVPDPKELYIKAVIQNKDGGQVTVKTAADEMVTVKEEDCHPMNPPKYDKMEDMAMMTHLNEPSVLFNLKDRYAAWMIYTYSGLFCATVNPYKWLPVYDPQVVAAYRGKKRMEAPPHIFSVSDNAYQNMLTDRENQSVLITGESGAGKTVNTKRVIQYFATIAVAGGDKKEHSSGKMQGTLEDQIISANPLLEAFGNAKTVRNDNSSRFGKFIRIHFGTTGKLASADIETYLLEKSRVTFQLSEERSYHIFYQIMTGHKSELIEMLLITTNPYDFPMISQGQISVASIDDKEELLATDMATDVLGFTNEEKMSIYKLTGAVLHYGNMKFKQKQREEQAEPDGTEVADKVAFLMCLNSADLLKGLCYPRVKVGNEYVTKGQTVPQVTNAVGALAKSVYEKMFLWMVIRINEMLDTKQPRQFFIGVLDIAGFEIFDYNSMEQLCINFTNEKLQQFFNHHMFVLEQEEYKKEGIDWEFIDFGMDLAACIELIEKPMGIFSILEEECMFPKASDTSFKNKLYDQHLGKNNAFQKPKVVKGKPEAHFSLVHYAGTVDYNLTNWLEKNKDPLNESVVQLYQKSSMKLLSFLYASFSGAEAESGGDAGGGKGGKKGAKKKGGSFQTVSAVFRENLGKLMTNLRSTHPHFVRCLIPNEVKTPGIMDNHLVIHQLRCNGVLEGIRICRKGFPSRILYADFKQRYRILNASAIPEGQFIDGKKASEKLLGSIDLDHTQYKFGSTKVFFKAGLLGTLEELRDEKLASLVTQTQALCRGYLMRREFSNLIAQKDCVWILQYNLRSFMNVKHWPWMKLFFKIKPLLKSAETEKEMVTMKEDFIKCKEDLAKSDSKRKELEEKMVSLLQEKNNLLLQVQSDSENICDAEERCEGLIKSKIQLEAKLKEVTERLEDEEEVTAELTAKKRKLEDECSELKKDIDDLEMTLAKVEKEKHATENKVKNLMEELAGQDENIGKLTKEKRALQEAHQQGLDDLQAEEDKVNALTKAKSKLEQQVDDLEGSLEQEKKIRMDLERAKRKLEGDLKLAQESLMDLENDKQQSEERIKKKEFENDQLSGKIADEQMINNQLQKKMKELHARIEELEEEVEAERAVRAKIEKQRSDLSREIEEISERLDEAGGATAAQIEMNKKREAEFLKLRRDLEESTLHHEATAAALRKKQADSMAELGEQIDNLQRIKQKLEKEKSELKMEIDDLAINMETVAKAKVNLEKTCRSLEDQLLELKTKSDENTRQITDLNNQRARFQTENAEFSRQMEERESLISQLTRGKQGFTTQIDELKRLIEEETKAKNALAHSLQSARHDCDLIREQFEEEQEAKAELQRGLSKANTEVALWRNKYETDAIQRTEELEEAKKKLAQRLQEAEEQIEAVNSKCASLEKTKQRLQNEMEDLMVDVERSNSLAATLDKKQRNFDKILAEWKQKYEESQAELESAQKESRSLSTELFKLKNSYEEALDHLETMKRENKNLQQEISDLTEQLGESGKTIHELEKFKKHVETEKCDMQTSLEEAEASLEQEESKILRVQMELNQIKAEVDRKVAEKDEEIDQLKRNNQRVMESMQATLDAEVRSRNDALRVKKKMEGDLNEMEIQLSHANRQAAEAQKQLRNIQGQLKDAQVHLDDSVRGQDDMKEQVTMMERRTTLMQAEIEELRAVVDQTERSRKLAEQELVDVSERAGLLHSQNTSLLNTKKKLETDVTQLHTEIEEAVQEARNAEEKAKKAITDAAMMAEELRKEQDTSAHLERMKKNLEVTVKDLQHRLDEAENLAMKGGKKQLQKLEARVRELENELDAEQKRSTEAVKGVRKYERKVKELTYQTEEDKKNNVRLQDLVDKLQNKMKAYKRQAEEAEEQCNVHMARFRKAQHDLEEAEERADVAEALANKMRAKS